TCCGAAAAAGCAAAACTCGGGCAACCGGAAGTTAAACTCGGGATTATTCCCGGACACGCCGGTTCGCAAAGACTTCCCAGATTAGTCGGAATCGGAAAAGCAAAAGAACTGATCTTTACCGGTGATATTATCGATGCTAATGAAGCCTTGAGGATCGGTTTGGTGAATCAAGTCGTCAGTCCGGAAGCTTTAATGGAAGCAGCTGAAAATCTGGCAAAGAAAATAATTGCAGTAGGACCTAGAGCCGTTAAAGTTTCCAAAACCGTGATCAATCGCGGGATCGATTCCAACCTGACAACAGCAATTTCTTATGAAATGGAAGCGTTCAGTATGCTCTTCTCAACCGAGGAGGCTAAAGAAGGTATGACGGCTTTTCTGGAAAAAAGGAAACCGAAATGGACAAATAACTAAAATGCTAAATAACTAAAATGCTAAATAACTAAAATGCTAAAAAAAATCAAAATATCAAAATCATTAAATTCAAAAAAAATGTACATAAACTTTTCTATTCGACTTTTTAGGAATTTTAGCATTTTAGAAATTTATTATAAAAAGGAGAAAAAATGAATTTAGACGAAAGGTTACAAAATGTAACAGTGATCGGTGCAGCGGGAAAAATGGGAAGCGGGATCGCGGTTCTCGTTGCCCAGGAAATGTCCAAACTGAAACTGAAACCTGAATACAAAGAGAGGATATTCAGATTGAATTTAGTGGATATTACTGAAAAAGCATTGGACGGACTTCGCAGCTATATGAAGGCTCAACTTCTCAAAGCTGCAGAAAAAGCAACTGTCTCGTTACGAGCGATTTATGCTGACAGAAAAGATCTGATTGAAAACGGAGAGATCATAAACGCCTTTGTTGATGACACTTATGCACTTATCAATTTCACAACAGATCCGAATATTGCAAAAAATTCCCACCTGGTTTTTGAAGCAATATTTGAAAATGAAGAGATCAAGATCAAGGTCTTAAAGCAACTTAAAGAAATCTGTTCGGATGATACTCTCTTTCTAACCAATACTTCCAGTATTCCAATTTCATTTTTAGATAAAGAAGCTGGACTCGATGGCAGGATAGTCGGTTATCATTTTTATAATCCACCTGTAATTCAGAAATTGGTGGAAATCATTTATGCAGATGACACAACCGATGAATTGAAAGAAATTGGAATGGAATTCGGGAAAAGACTGCGTAAAAAATTAGTTCCGGCTGCAGATATTTCCGGATTTATCGGGAATGGACATTTCAGCCGCGACGGACTTTATGCGATGAACAAAGTGGAAGAACTCAAGGATGAATACGGCTATCACGGTGCACTTTATATTATGAACAAGATTTCGCAGGATTTCCTGGTGCGTCCGATGGGAATCTTCCAACTCATCGATTATGTCGGACTCGATGTCTTCCAATCATTACTAAGAGTTATGAGAACTCATCTTAA
This Candidatus Cloacimonadota bacterium DNA region includes the following protein-coding sequences:
- a CDS encoding crotonase, whose translation is MDYKYLIVEQKEKIGYIKFNRPEVLNAVNIETVLEVEKALLDFNKSAEILVIILTGEGKSFVAGSDISRLSKMSSLDAREYSQIGQRVLAFMENMEKPVIAAINGFALGSGCEIAMACDIRIASEKAKLGQPEVKLGIIPGHAGSQRLPRLVGIGKAKELIFTGDIIDANEALRIGLVNQVVSPEALMEAAENLAKKIIAVGPRAVKVSKTVINRGIDSNLTTAISYEMEAFSMLFSTEEAKEGMTAFLEKRKPKWTNN
- a CDS encoding 3-hydroxyacyl-CoA dehydrogenase family protein; the encoded protein is MNLDERLQNVTVIGAAGKMGSGIAVLVAQEMSKLKLKPEYKERIFRLNLVDITEKALDGLRSYMKAQLLKAAEKATVSLRAIYADRKDLIENGEIINAFVDDTYALINFTTDPNIAKNSHLVFEAIFENEEIKIKVLKQLKEICSDDTLFLTNTSSIPISFLDKEAGLDGRIVGYHFYNPPVIQKLVEIIYADDTTDELKEIGMEFGKRLRKKLVPAADISGFIGNGHFSRDGLYAMNKVEELKDEYGYHGALYIMNKISQDFLVRPMGIFQLIDYVGLDVFQSLLRVMRTHLKLEHLNSDMLNRFMDKKIAGGQNPNGSQKDGFIKYEKNRPAGVYNIEEGKYHMFDEDWRAEIDKKINPSGEKFTPWRALLMDAQKMEKLGNHFDHLKEINTYGSNLALDFLKATKEIGENLVKDGVAESEKEVNEVLMNGFFWLYGPINNFI